From Manduca sexta isolate Smith_Timp_Sample1 chromosome 21, JHU_Msex_v1.0, whole genome shotgun sequence, the proteins below share one genomic window:
- the LOC119190098 gene encoding uncharacterized protein LOC119190098, which translates to MIFNFSGNQCIFINTRGNSKLFIYQNHTFRFMYKKAYGSQLWYCWYFFSRCCPAKLRINNAGKVTESIGRHNHDPPTCWMTPDEYIVLVKDQSYIPHPRPPREDPPERLEGGLKKHVIMRLYLGELVREYTKSGRPVLRVGAYRYIVHIMSGRKISWQCCKQKQMGCKARLITFDYVIIRSGELVQEYTKNGRPVLVLKGYRYIVHVMAGRKIRWQCSKQKQMGCKARLMTYDNVIIKNIEEQLPEWASIYYLKDLTKENIMKCNLCDIIINADEKSLLLLDHIKDKHKEVFDVHKDNPEANIGFRIEFLHLNVMKDEEDPKSEPILLGEVCETTSEPLVKVPEPATDKDDEVNTQYVMNKKKKKKDSSEARKRSWVWKYFDKLSNIIYRCNLCHVVLSIKGCNTNNMNRHVRTRHPHVFKKEITQRDTSESFDLSSEVETPYAIKTEEIYASDRDLEDMIESTNQKLRRSWIWSYFERVSAAQAQCKLCRRHITHGGNATGNMNRHLKMIHNKTGYPDDKNDTSWVWKVFEASDDEAYTCKICQFRCIKYTSEERSVSCMLHHLKLEHGVVSGDQIITGTECDDEH; encoded by the exons ATGATATTTAACTTTTCAGGAAACCAAT GTATATTCATAAACACAAGAGGGAATTCAAAACTGTTCATTTACCAGAACCACACATTCCGATTTATGTACAAAAAGGCATATGGAAGTCAGCTGTGGTACTGCTGGTATTTCTTCAGCCGTTGCTGTCCGGCAAAGCTGAGGATTAACAATGCAGGGAAAGTTACAGAGAGCATCGGAAGGCACAACCACGACCCTCCTACATGTTGGATGACTCCGGATG AATACATTGTGTTAGTAAAAGACCAAAGTTATATCCCACATCCGCGGCCGCCGCGCGAAGACCCACCGGAAAGGTTGGAGGGTGGACTAAAAAAGCACGTGATAATGCGACTATACCTCGGAG AGCTTGTACGAGAGTATACGAAAAGTGGTAGACCAGTGTTAAGAGTAGGAGCATACAGATACATAGTGCACATTATGTCCGGGCGAAAGATCAGTTGGCAATGCTGCAAGCAGAAGCAAATGGGCTGCAAGGCCAGGCTCATAACCTTTGACTACGTCATCATCAGGAGTGGTG AACTTGTACAAGAGTACACGAAGAATGGTAGACCAGTTTTAGTATTGAAAGGATATCGATACATCGTTCACGTCATGGCAGGACGGAAGATCAGATGGCAATGCAGTAAGCAGAAGCAGATGGGATGCAAGGCCAGGCTAATGACCTACGACAACGTCATTATCAAGAATATTG aagAACAGTTGCCAGAGTGGGCTTCCATTTACTACCTTAAGGACTTGACGAAAGAGAACATAATGAAATGCAACCTCTGTGACATCATCATCAATGCTGATGAGAAGTCTCTCCTCCTCTTAGACCACATCAAAGATAAGCATAAAGAAGTGTTTGATGTCCACAAAGATAACCCAGAAGCAAATATTGGGTTTCGCATAGAGTTCCTGCATTTGAATGTTATGAAAGACGAGGAAGATCCTAAATCAGAACCAATTTTACTGGGGGAAGTGTGTGAGACTACCAGTGAGCCACTGGTGAAGGTTCCAGAACCTGCTACCGACAAGGATGATGAGGTCAACACGCAGTATGTGatgaataagaaaaaaaagaagaagGATTCATCAG AAGCACGCAAGCGCAGTTGGGTGTGGAAATACTTCGACAAGTTGAGCAACATCATCTACCGTTGCAACTTGTGCCACGTGGTGCTGTCCATCAAGGGCTGCAACACCAACAACATGAACCGTCATGTGCGCACGCGCCACCCCCATGTCTTCAAGAAGGAGATCACGCAACGCGACACTTCAGAGAGCTTTGACCTGAGTAGCGAAGTCGAGACTCCATATGCAATTAAGACCGAAGAAATTTATGCGAGCGACAGGGATTTGGAAGATATGATTG AGAGCACGAACCAGAAGCTGCGCAGGAGTTGGATCTGGTCGTACTTCGAGCGCGTGTCGGCCGCGCAGGCGCAGTGCAAGCTCTGCCGGCGGCACATCACGCACGGCGGCAACGCTACAGGCAATATGAATCGACATCTCAAGATGATACATAATAAGACAGGATATCCCG ACGATAAAAACGACACGTCGTGGGTATGGAAGGTGTTCGAAGCCAGCGATGATGAAGCATACACGTGCAAGATCTGTCAATTCCGCTGCATCAAGTACACCAGCGAGGAGCGCAGCGTGTCCTGCATGCTGCACCATCTCAAGCTCGAGCATGGAGTGGTCTCCGGAGACCAGATCATCACCGGGACCGAATGTGATGATGAGCACTGA